TCGGCCAGACCGCCCTGCCCGCCGGCAAGTACACCCAGCTGCGTCTGGTGCTGGCGGCCAATGATGGCGCCAACCCGATGGCCAACGCCGTCACGCCCAGCGGTGGCCAGGAGGTCGCGCTCAGCACGCCCAGCGCGCTGCAGAGCGGGCTGAAGCTGAATGCCAATATCGACGTGGCCGCCGATCAGGTGGCCGACATGGTGCTGGACTTCGACGCCTGCCGGTCGGTGGTGCGCCTAGGCAACTCGGGCGGCTACAACCTCAAGCCGGTGGTGGCGGTGCTGCCGCGGGTGAGCGATGCGGCCCAGCGCGTGATCGGCTATGTGGTGCCGGCGCTGGCCGCTGGCACCCAGGTCTCGGCCCAGCTCAACGGCGTGCCGGTCAAGTCCACGGTGCCGGACGCCAGCGGCAAGTTCGTGCTGGCGCCCCTGCCGGTGGGCAGCTACGACGTGGTGATTCAGAGCAGCGGCCGGGCCACCGCCACGGTGACGGGCGTGCCGGTGAGCAGCACCGCGAACACCACGCTCAACGCCGCCAGCGCGCCGATCGACCCGCCGCTGTCGGGCCAGCATCTGGCCAGCGGCACGGTGACCCTGAACCCTGCGGTGAGCCCGATCGACGCCATGGTGGTGGCGCGCAAGACCTACACCGGCGGCCCCACCGTCGAGGTGGCTGCGATGCCAGTGGACGGCCTGACGGGCTCCTTCGCCTTGACTCTGCCGAGCGCGGCGCCGGTCAAGACCGCCTACCTGGCCAACGCCACGGCACTGAGCTTCCAGGCCGACACCGCTACGCCGACCGGCAAGTACAGCCTGGTGGCCAGCACGGCCAGCCTCAGCAAGACCTTGCTCATCGATGTCAGCAACAGCGATGCGCTGGCGCTGAGCCTGACGCTGCCCTGAGGCACAGCCAGGCCGCGCTGCCTGCCGACTTACTTCCTGGCGCGCAGCCTGCCCAGCTCGGCCTGGGTCTCGTTCCAGAGATCCATGCCGACGTTGGCGGCAATGCTGGCGTTCACGCGCGTCAGGCGGTCGCGCATGCGGCCGGCCTCGGCGGGGCTCAGCTCGTTGATCTGCATGCCCTTGGCCTTGAGGTCGGTGAGCGCCTTGGCGGCCTCGTCGCGCGTGTCCTTGCGTTCGAACTCGCGCGCGGCGACGGCGGCCTTCTGAAGCGCCGCGCGCTCGTCCTTGCTGAGGCCGTCCCAGTACTTCTTGCTCACCAGCACGATCCAGGGGCTGTAGACATGGTTGGTGACGGTGAGGTACTTCTGCACCTCGTAGAACTTACTCGAGAGAATCGTGTTGTAGGGGTTCTCCTGCCCGTCCACCGCCTTGGTCTCGAGCGCGCTGAACAGCTCCGAGAAGGGCAAGGGCACGGCATTCGCGCCCAGGCTCTTGAAGCTGTCGAGGAAGACGTTGTTCTGCATCACGCGCAGCTTGATGCCGTCCAGATCCTCCAGCCTGGCCACCGCGCGCTTGTTGTTGGTGAGGTTGCGGAAGCCGTTCTCCCAGTACACCAGGCCCACCAGGCCTTTCTCTTCCAGCTTGGCCTTGACCTTCTCGCCGATCGGCCCGTCCAGCAAGGCGTCGGCTTCCTTGGCGTTGTTGATCAGGAAGGGCGTGTCCCACAGCGCCATCTCCTTGACGATGCCCACTAGGGTGGCGGTGGAACCCACCATCATTTCCTGCGCACCGCCGATCAAGGCCTGCTGCATCTGCGTGTCGGGGCCCAGCGCCGCGCCGCCGATGGCGCGCAGCTTCATCTTGCCGCCCGAGGCCGCGGCGAGCTGCTCGGCAAAGAGCTTGACCGCCCTGCCCTGGTTGCTGGCCTCGGCCAGGCCGTAGCCAAAGCGGATCAGGCGCGGTTTGATGTCCTGCGCCATGGCGCTGCCGGCGGCCAGGGCCAGCGCGGTGACGAGGATTCTGCGGGTCAGCTTGGTCATGAACGGGGTCTCCTTGAGCATGGGTTCAGCGCATCCACGCCACCGGCGCGATGACGATTTGCGGGAACAGGGTGAACAGGGTCAGTATCAGCACATAGGTGATGAGGAAGGGGTTCACACCCTTGATGACCTGGTGCATGGACAGACGGCCCACGCCGGCCACCACATTCAGCACCGTGCCCACCGGCGGGGTGATCAGGCCGATGGCGCCGTTGAGCACGAACATCAGGCCGAAGTAGACCGGGTCGATGCCGGCCTTCACCGCGATCGGCAGCATCACCGGCGCGAAGATCAGGATGGTGGGCGTGAGGTCCAGCGCCGTGCCTATCACCACCAGGGCGATCATCATCACCGCCATCAAGAGGCGCGGCGACTCCACCAGCGCGCCCAGCCAGCCGGTCAGCACGCCGGGCAGATCGGCCAGCGTGATCATGTAGCTGGCCACCTGGGCGCCGGCGCACAGGAACATCACCACCGCGGTGGTCTTGGCGGCACGCACCAGCACCTCGTGGAAGCCGGCCAGGCTCAGCTCGCGGTGCACGAAGAAAGCCACCACCAGGGCATAGACGGCCGCCACCACGGCCGCCTCGGTGGGCGTGAACAGGCCCGACTTCATGCCGCCGATGATGATCAGCGGCATCAGCAGGGCCCAGAAGGCCTTCACGGTGGCGCGCAGGCGCTCGCGCATCGGCAGCGGCTCGCCCTGGGGCAGATCGATCTTGCGCAGCTGCAGCTTCCAGGCCACCACCAGGCCCACGCCCATGATCAGCCCCGGCACGATGCCCGAGAGGAACAGCGCCGAGATCGAGGTGTTGGTGGTCACGCCATAGATCACGAAGGGCATCGAGGGCGGGATGATGGGCGCGATGATGCCGCCCGAGGCGATCAGCCCGGCCGAGGTGTGCATGGGATAGCCATGGCGCTGCATCATGGGCAGCAGGATGGTGGCCAGCGCGGCGGTGTCGGCCAGCGCCGAGCCGCTCATGCTGGCCATCAGCACCGCGGCGCCGATCGCCACGAAGCCCAGGCCGCCGCGGATATGGCCCACCCAGGCCTGCGCCATGGTGATGATGCGCCGGCTGATGCCACCGGCATTCATCAGCTCGCCGGCCAGGATGAAGAAGGGCACGGCCAGCAGCGGGAAGCTGTCCACCCCGGCCACCAGGTTCTGCGCCAGCAGCTGGGTGTCCCAGAAATCCAGCGCCCAGGCCATGCCGGCGCCGGTCAGCACGAGGGCGAAGGCCATCGGCATGCCGATGCCCATCAGCGCCAGCATGCCGACGGAGAAGATCACGAAGGCCAGCGCCTCGTTGCTCAAGCCCATGACCATCATTCCACCTCCAGGTCGTGGCTAAGATCGAGCGGCGCAGCGCGCAGCAGCTGCCATAACGCCATCAGCGCGATCGCCAGCGAGCTGAGCAGGGCTGGCAGCGGCAGCAGCGCGCTGGAATAGCCCAGCACCACCGATTGGCTGTCCATGCCCACCCGCACCTGCTGCCAGGCGCCCCAGGCCACCAGGCTGGCCGCCAGCACCACGGCGGCGCGGATCACGGCGGCCATCAGCATCAGCGCGCGCGGCCGGCTGCGCAGCGGCAGCAGAAAGCTGGTGAAGGCCATGTGCTCGCCGCGCGGATAGGCGGCAGTGGCGCCGATGAAGACCATCCAGACAAAGAGCAGGCGCGAGAGCTCTTCGCTCGCCGCCACGCCGCTGCCGAAGCCGTAGCGCAACACCACGTTGACAAAGACGGCGGCGGCCATCACCGCCAGGCAGGCGGCCATCGCGCCCTCGCTGAGGCGCAGCCAGAGTGGCCTGCCGGAACTGCTGTTGCTGGTCACGCTTGGCTCCTTGCCCAGCCGGCGGCCAGGTCGAGTTGTTCTTGCGGCGGCAAGGCCGCCGGGACCGTGAGGACCCTGGCCTCGCCGCTTGGCGATTCGAGGGTCTGGAACTGGCTTTGCACCAGGCTGGCGGGGAACAGATGCTGGTGCGCACGCGCGGCCACGCGCTGCAGCGCCAGCTCGGGGCTGATCTCGAGGAACACGAAGCCCAAATCCGGCCGCGCCGCGCGCAGGCGCTCGCGGTAGCTGCGTTTGAGCGCGGAGCAGCTCAGCACCACGCCCTGGGGATGGGCCTGCAGCTGCAGCGCCAGGCGCTCCAGCCAGCCATGGCGGTCGGCGTCGGTCAGCGCGCTGCCGGCCGCCATCTTGGCCACCGACGCCGCATCGTGAAAGCTGTCGCCCTCCAGAAAGGTGAAGCCCAGGGCCGCTGCCAGCCCCTGACCCAAGCTGGTCTTGCCGCAACCGGCGACACCCATGACGGTGATGGCATGCATTGGACAGCGCTATCCCATTCAAGTAAAAAAACCAGGTGACCCGGCACCTGCTGCAAGCGCCCCGGCCTCGCATGGGTGAAACACCGCATGGCTCCAAGGGCAGGACAGCGCTATCCTAGTGCCCAAACCAGACGCACCACATCAGGGAAACTACGGCCATGTCCGCGCCAACCGCACCAAAACGACGCCGCGCCACCGGCCGCACCACGCTGGCCGAGGTGGCCCAGGCAGCGGGCGTCAGCCCCATCACTGTGTCGCGTGCGCTGCGCGGCGAACGCGCGGTCGCCAGCGAGCTGGTGACCCGGGTGCGCGAGGCCGCCGAACGCCTGGGCTATGTGCCCGACCCGGCGGCGCGCGCGCTGGCCTCCTCGCGCAGCACCCAGGTGGCCGTGCTGATCCCCTTGCTCAGCAATGCCCTGTTCGTGGACCTGCTGGACGCGGCCCAGCGCAGCCTGCTGGAGGCCGGCTACCAAAGCCTGATCGGCGTCACCCATTACCGCCCTGACGAGGAGGAGGCGCTGCTGCGCGCCTACCTGATGCACCGTCCGGCCGGCCTGATCGTGACGGGCTTCGACCGCACCGAGGCCGCCCGGCGCCTG
This portion of the Paucibacter sediminis genome encodes:
- a CDS encoding TRAP transporter large permease — encoded protein: MGLSNEALAFVIFSVGMLALMGIGMPMAFALVLTGAGMAWALDFWDTQLLAQNLVAGVDSFPLLAVPFFILAGELMNAGGISRRIITMAQAWVGHIRGGLGFVAIGAAVLMASMSGSALADTAALATILLPMMQRHGYPMHTSAGLIASGGIIAPIIPPSMPFVIYGVTTNTSISALFLSGIVPGLIMGVGLVVAWKLQLRKIDLPQGEPLPMRERLRATVKAFWALLMPLIIIGGMKSGLFTPTEAAVVAAVYALVVAFFVHRELSLAGFHEVLVRAAKTTAVVMFLCAGAQVASYMITLADLPGVLTGWLGALVESPRLLMAVMMIALVVIGTALDLTPTILIFAPVMLPIAVKAGIDPVYFGLMFVLNGAIGLITPPVGTVLNVVAGVGRLSMHQVIKGVNPFLITYVLILTLFTLFPQIVIAPVAWMR
- a CDS encoding TRAP transporter small permease produces the protein MAACLAVMAAAVFVNVVLRYGFGSGVAASEELSRLLFVWMVFIGATAAYPRGEHMAFTSFLLPLRSRPRALMLMAAVIRAAVVLAASLVAWGAWQQVRVGMDSQSVVLGYSSALLPLPALLSSLAIALMALWQLLRAAPLDLSHDLEVE
- a CDS encoding DUF4382 domain-containing protein — translated: MNIAKNTPLASRLAAAALAVILGACGGGGGDAGTSPPPASTMGSLRVALTDAPSCGYEHVFVSVQKVRVHQSSNAADGDAGWSELVLAPAKRVDLLTLTNGVLSELGQTALPAGKYTQLRLVLAANDGANPMANAVTPSGGQEVALSTPSALQSGLKLNANIDVAADQVADMVLDFDACRSVVRLGNSGGYNLKPVVAVLPRVSDAAQRVIGYVVPALAAGTQVSAQLNGVPVKSTVPDASGKFVLAPLPVGSYDVVIQSSGRATATVTGVPVSSTANTTLNAASAPIDPPLSGQHLASGTVTLNPAVSPIDAMVVARKTYTGGPTVEVAAMPVDGLTGSFALTLPSAAPVKTAYLANATALSFQADTATPTGKYSLVASTASLSKTLLIDVSNSDALALSLTLP
- a CDS encoding TRAP transporter substrate-binding protein, with the translated sequence MTKLTRRILVTALALAAGSAMAQDIKPRLIRFGYGLAEASNQGRAVKLFAEQLAAASGGKMKLRAIGGAALGPDTQMQQALIGGAQEMMVGSTATLVGIVKEMALWDTPFLINNAKEADALLDGPIGEKVKAKLEEKGLVGLVYWENGFRNLTNNKRAVARLEDLDGIKLRVMQNNVFLDSFKSLGANAVPLPFSELFSALETKAVDGQENPYNTILSSKFYEVQKYLTVTNHVYSPWIVLVSKKYWDGLSKDERAALQKAAVAAREFERKDTRDEAAKALTDLKAKGMQINELSPAEAGRMRDRLTRVNASIAANVGMDLWNETQAELGRLRARK
- a CDS encoding gluconokinase, which translates into the protein MHAITVMGVAGCGKTSLGQGLAAALGFTFLEGDSFHDAASVAKMAAGSALTDADRHGWLERLALQLQAHPQGVVLSCSALKRSYRERLRAARPDLGFVFLEISPELALQRVAARAHQHLFPASLVQSQFQTLESPSGEARVLTVPAALPPQEQLDLAAGWARSQA